One genomic window of Hymenobacter sp. J193 includes the following:
- a CDS encoding ATP-binding protein, with protein MSAPSDEPERPAGLDLRLTQESAEDLYEQAPCGYCSCLPDGTLVKLNQTLLAWLGYAREEVVAQRTLQHLLTIGGALHFEMHGMPLLLLQGHVRELSYQLRRKDGTSLPVLLNADLVRDWDGSPLVMRIMLVDITDRRQYELELLRTKNLAEQQREQLAQANAALQTSNEQLRRANVDLDSFIYSASHDLRLPITNIEGLVQLLREQLAEEQGPTGELQPVLAMMQESVERFKRTIEHLSDVTKLQKEHAPPTTDVPLWPVVEDVCQDLKPLIVATGATLEVDVAACPTVPFSTKYLRSVVYNLLSNALKFRHPDRVPQVQIRCRSEAAYVVLEVQDNGLGIEQAYHAELFIMFRRLHNHVEGSGIGLFMVKRSVENQGGKVEVRSTPGVGSTFTVYFRR; from the coding sequence ATGAGCGCGCCCAGTGACGAGCCGGAGCGGCCCGCTGGCCTGGACCTGCGCCTGACTCAGGAAAGCGCCGAGGACCTGTACGAGCAAGCGCCCTGCGGCTACTGTTCCTGTCTGCCCGATGGTACGCTGGTCAAGCTTAACCAGACCCTGCTTGCCTGGCTTGGCTACGCCCGCGAGGAAGTGGTGGCGCAGCGCACCTTGCAGCACTTATTGACCATTGGCGGGGCGCTCCACTTTGAGATGCACGGGATGCCGCTGCTGCTGCTGCAGGGGCATGTACGCGAGCTAAGCTACCAGCTGCGCCGCAAGGATGGCACCAGCCTGCCCGTGCTGCTGAACGCTGATTTGGTGCGCGACTGGGACGGCTCACCGCTGGTGATGCGAATTATGCTCGTTGACATCACCGACCGGCGGCAGTACGAGCTGGAGCTGCTGCGAACCAAGAACCTGGCTGAGCAACAGCGGGAGCAGCTGGCCCAGGCCAATGCGGCCCTGCAAACGAGCAATGAGCAGCTGCGGCGCGCCAACGTGGACCTGGACAGCTTTATCTACTCCGCCTCGCACGATCTAAGGCTGCCCATTACCAATATTGAAGGTCTGGTACAGCTGCTGCGGGAGCAGCTGGCAGAAGAACAGGGGCCGACCGGGGAGCTGCAGCCCGTGCTTGCCATGATGCAGGAGTCGGTGGAACGGTTCAAGCGCACCATTGAGCACCTGAGCGACGTGACCAAGCTGCAGAAAGAACACGCGCCGCCCACCACCGATGTGCCGCTGTGGCCGGTGGTAGAGGATGTATGCCAGGACCTGAAGCCGCTTATTGTCGCTACCGGGGCCACGCTAGAGGTGGATGTGGCTGCTTGCCCCACCGTGCCGTTTTCCACCAAGTACCTGCGCTCTGTGGTTTACAACCTGCTCAGCAACGCGCTCAAGTTCCGCCACCCCGACCGCGTGCCGCAGGTGCAGATTCGGTGCCGAAGCGAAGCGGCATATGTTGTGCTGGAGGTGCAGGACAATGGCCTGGGCATTGAGCAAGCTTACCATGCCGAACTGTTCATCATGTTCCGGCGCCTGCACAACCATGTAGAGGGCTCAGGCATCGGGCTGTTTATGGTCAAGCGCAGCGTGGAAAACCAGGGTGGCAAGGTAGAGGTGCGCAGTACGCCGGGGGTGGGCTCGACTTTCACGGTCTACTTCCGGCGCTGA
- a CDS encoding group III truncated hemoglobin, whose translation MTDSRPDIQTEADVQRLVDAFYLKVNQDDLLSPVFNGFAHVDWARHLPIMYDFWSSLLLGTSRYSGRPFPKHMPLPVNATHFSRWLQLFEATVDELFAGPVADTAKVRALNIATMFEYRLRKRDPLSLL comes from the coding sequence ATGACTGATTCCCGCCCCGATATTCAAACCGAAGCCGACGTGCAGCGCCTGGTCGATGCGTTCTACCTGAAAGTCAACCAGGACGATTTGCTTAGCCCCGTATTCAACGGCTTTGCCCACGTCGACTGGGCCCGGCACCTGCCCATTATGTACGATTTCTGGAGCAGCCTGCTGCTGGGCACCTCGCGCTATAGCGGGCGGCCCTTCCCCAAGCACATGCCACTGCCCGTGAATGCCACGCACTTTAGCCGCTGGCTGCAGCTTTTCGAGGCGACGGTAGATGAGCTCTTCGCCGGCCCCGTAGCCGACACCGCCAAAGTACGGGCCCTGAACATTGCCACGATGTTTGAGTATCGCCTGCGCAAGCGCGACCCGCTGTCCTTGCTGTAG
- a CDS encoding glycoside hydrolase family 18 protein yields MRTILYLVVLLVAGCRSAPPAGTAPKPGFAIIAYYAGDATAFRPYPAEKLTHIIYSFLHLKGSSFAFDKPQDQATVAALVALKRQHPQLKVLLSLGGWGGCETCSEVFATDQGRSAFAASVKEVLTATHTDGIDLDWEYPAVAGPPGHRFTPEDRHNFTLLVQALRTTLGNRYEISFAAGGFREYLQHAVEWPAVMPLVDRVHLMSYDLVNGYSTTTGHHTPLYSTPQQVPSVDDGVRFLDSVGVAPGKVVIGAAFYARVFGGVPNRQQGLQQAGTFKQAVNYKDFADSLSAARGFAFYWDEVARAPYAYSAQRQEFATFDDAQSLRLKTRYAREKQLGGIMFWELTGDKPQGSLLKSLYQAAQ; encoded by the coding sequence ATGCGAACTATTCTGTACTTGGTGGTGCTGCTCGTGGCTGGGTGCCGGTCCGCCCCCCCTGCAGGCACGGCCCCGAAGCCAGGCTTTGCCATCATTGCCTACTATGCGGGCGACGCAACCGCTTTTCGGCCCTATCCGGCGGAAAAGCTTACGCACATTATCTACAGCTTTCTGCACCTGAAGGGCTCAAGCTTCGCCTTTGACAAGCCGCAGGATCAAGCCACAGTGGCCGCGCTGGTGGCCCTCAAGCGCCAGCACCCGCAGCTGAAAGTGCTGCTGTCGTTGGGTGGGTGGGGCGGCTGTGAAACCTGCTCGGAGGTATTTGCCACCGACCAGGGCCGCAGTGCCTTTGCGGCCTCCGTGAAGGAGGTGCTGACCGCCACCCACACCGACGGCATCGACCTGGACTGGGAATACCCCGCCGTTGCCGGTCCTCCTGGTCACCGCTTCACCCCCGAAGACCGCCACAATTTCACGCTGCTGGTGCAGGCGCTGCGCACTACGTTGGGCAACCGCTACGAAATTAGCTTTGCTGCCGGGGGCTTCCGCGAGTACCTGCAGCACGCCGTGGAGTGGCCGGCTGTAATGCCGCTGGTCGACCGCGTGCACCTGATGAGCTACGACCTGGTGAACGGCTACAGCACCACTACAGGGCACCACACACCGTTGTATTCCACCCCGCAGCAGGTCCCTTCGGTGGACGATGGGGTGCGTTTTCTGGACTCGGTGGGGGTGGCGCCGGGTAAGGTCGTCATTGGCGCGGCCTTTTACGCACGGGTGTTTGGCGGCGTGCCCAACCGTCAACAGGGCCTGCAGCAGGCAGGCACATTCAAGCAGGCCGTCAACTACAAGGACTTTGCCGACAGTCTATCGGCTGCCCGGGGCTTCGCTTTCTACTGGGATGAGGTAGCCCGGGCGCCGTACGCCTACAGTGCGCAACGGCAGGAGTTTGCCACGTTCGACGATGCACAGTCCCTTCGGCTGAAAACCCGGTATGCGCGGGAAAAGCAGCTCGGCGGCATCATGTTCTGGGAGCTGACCGGCGACAAGCCCCAGGGCAGCCTGCTGAAGAGTTTGTACCAGGCAGCTCAGTAG
- a CDS encoding response regulator — protein MKTTILLIEDNELIRENTAELLELAGYNVLTAENGKIGVEQALATRPDLVVCDIMMPVLDGYGVLHIFTQNPQLSGVPFIFLTAKTERTDLRRGMELGADDYLTKPFDEAELLSAITGRLNRFRHLKAEYDLQAPNGLSEFLDDARAVGNLQSLSADRKVHSIRKKQDIYLEGDEPTRVYFVKAGRVKTLKATAGGKELITGVYGPGEFFGYLPLLEQTPHNDSAVALDDSELVYIPRDDFSQLLRNPAVGQQFIRLLAGRVTEREEQLLGMAYNSIRRRVADTLLRMHEQAATAPDAAIYLSRDDMAALVGTAPESLIRTLSEFKNDGLIELTPKNIRVLQPDKLRRAHW, from the coding sequence ATGAAGACCACCATCCTGCTGATTGAGGACAACGAGCTGATTCGCGAAAACACCGCCGAGCTGCTGGAGCTGGCCGGCTACAACGTCCTGACCGCCGAAAACGGAAAAATAGGCGTGGAGCAGGCGCTGGCCACCAGGCCCGACCTGGTGGTGTGCGACATCATGATGCCGGTGCTCGACGGCTACGGCGTGCTGCACATCTTCACCCAGAACCCGCAGCTCTCGGGCGTGCCCTTCATCTTCCTGACCGCCAAAACCGAGCGCACGGACCTGCGCCGCGGTATGGAGCTGGGTGCCGATGATTACCTGACCAAACCCTTCGACGAAGCCGAGCTGCTGAGCGCCATTACCGGGCGGCTCAACCGCTTCCGCCACCTCAAAGCTGAGTACGACCTGCAGGCACCGAACGGGCTAAGTGAGTTCTTGGATGACGCACGCGCCGTGGGCAACCTCCAAAGCCTCTCAGCCGACCGTAAAGTGCACAGCATCCGCAAAAAGCAGGATATCTACCTGGAAGGTGATGAGCCCACGCGGGTGTATTTCGTAAAGGCGGGCCGGGTGAAAACGCTTAAAGCCACGGCCGGCGGCAAGGAGCTGATAACGGGCGTCTACGGGCCCGGCGAGTTTTTCGGCTACCTGCCATTGCTTGAGCAAACACCCCACAACGACTCGGCCGTGGCCCTGGACGACTCGGAGCTGGTTTACATTCCGCGCGACGACTTCTCCCAGCTGCTGCGCAACCCGGCGGTGGGTCAGCAGTTTATCCGGCTGCTGGCGGGCCGGGTAACCGAGCGGGAAGAGCAGCTGCTGGGCATGGCATACAACTCCATCCGGCGCCGCGTGGCCGACACGCTGCTGCGCATGCACGAGCAGGCCGCCACGGCCCCCGACGCGGCCATCTACCTCTCCCGCGACGACATGGCGGCCTTGGTCGGCACGGCCCCTGAGTCGCTGATTCGTACCCTGAGCGAGTTCAAAAACGACGGCCTGATCGAGCTGACACCCAAAAACATCCGGGTACTGCAGCCCGACAAGCTGCGCCGGGCACATTGGTAA
- the ccoS gene encoding cbb3-type cytochrome oxidase assembly protein CcoS — MTIIFLLIGISLLVALTFLGGFLWAVRSGQYEDDYTPSVRMLFEDEPEE, encoded by the coding sequence ATGACTATTATCTTTCTGCTGATCGGCATCAGCCTGCTGGTGGCGCTTACGTTTCTGGGCGGCTTTCTGTGGGCGGTGCGCTCGGGCCAGTACGAGGACGACTACACGCCTTCGGTACGCATGCTCTTTGAGGATGAGCCGGAGGAGTAG
- a CDS encoding alpha/beta fold hydrolase gives MNVLQRHHVRVSGTGQQVMVFVHGFGCDQQMWRLVAPAFEAEYRVVLLDLVGAGNSDLTAYTPARYSTLAAHAEDVREVLQALDAREVIFVGHSVSAMIGVLAAAQEPTRFSRLILVSPSPHYLNKAGYPGGFEPEDIEELLEAMDSNYLGWSAAFAPVVMDTPEQPALTAELTNSFCRTDPAIARHFARVTFLGDNRDDLPGVRTPALILQSARDLIAPLAVGAYVHQQLAGSELVVLNTSGHCPHVSAPEATVAAMRAYLQQTRPLSV, from the coding sequence ATGAATGTATTACAACGGCACCATGTCCGCGTGTCCGGGACCGGGCAGCAGGTCATGGTATTTGTACACGGCTTTGGCTGCGACCAGCAGATGTGGCGCCTGGTAGCCCCGGCCTTTGAGGCGGAGTACCGCGTGGTGCTGCTCGACTTGGTGGGCGCCGGCAACTCTGACTTAACAGCCTACACCCCCGCCCGCTACAGCACCCTGGCCGCGCACGCCGAAGACGTGCGCGAAGTACTACAGGCGCTGGATGCGCGCGAGGTGATATTCGTGGGACACTCCGTGAGTGCCATGATTGGGGTACTGGCGGCCGCGCAGGAGCCCACGCGGTTTTCCCGGCTCATTCTTGTGAGCCCCTCGCCGCACTACCTCAACAAGGCCGGCTACCCCGGCGGCTTCGAACCGGAAGATATTGAGGAGCTCTTGGAGGCTATGGACAGCAACTACCTCGGCTGGTCGGCCGCGTTTGCCCCTGTGGTAATGGATACGCCCGAACAGCCGGCGCTGACGGCCGAGCTTACCAACAGCTTTTGCCGCACCGACCCGGCCATTGCCCGGCATTTTGCCCGGGTAACGTTTCTGGGGGACAACCGCGACGACCTGCCTGGTGTGCGTACCCCAGCCCTGATTCTGCAGAGTGCCCGCGACCTGATTGCGCCGCTGGCCGTGGGGGCCTACGTACACCAGCAACTGGCCGGCAGCGAGTTAGTGGTGCTGAACACCTCGGGCCATTGCCCCCACGTCAGCGCGCCTGAAGCCACCGTGGCGGCCATGCGGGCCTACCTGCAGCAAACACGGCCGCTCTCCGTATGA
- a CDS encoding ATP-binding protein: protein MLPTAHATALLELLYARAPEFVGMYDLSTGWFTQVNPAGVKLLGYPSEEALLAAPLRTLRVTPWTEEQWQGLCEQTRRNGRHELEAELRGYAGNSFWSRIELTYFEAEGQPFLLVRLAKQSRLQQAERDLAHSVRRFEAVFANATIGIIVCDRPGIIVSANELSGKLFGYDVQELVGYSIDVLVPNAAGRNHQKLRESFNEQPAVRGMGHNRDLLGQRKDGSVFPVEVSLSYFYLDQELYVVAYVLDITFKKEAERELIAQRQHVERLNADLEQKVADRTHALLSTLEQLEQRSQELTQALAAEQELGELKSRFVSMASHEFRTPLTAVLTSATLIEKYPASEQQDKRLKHLHRIRASVNHLNDILEEFLSVGRIEEGRIVAHPTDLDLAALLLETATSVQGMLKTGQRIEQHLACPGSVRLDASLLRKILVNLLSNAIKYSGENSVVSLQADCQPGLLTLRVQDQGVGISKEDQEHLFERFFRARSAANVPGTGLGLYIIAKYLELMRGTISLQSELNAGTTVTITIPYEDHHPAD, encoded by the coding sequence ATGTTGCCCACTGCTCACGCCACTGCCCTGCTGGAACTACTTTATGCCCGCGCCCCGGAATTTGTGGGGATGTATGATTTGAGCACGGGCTGGTTTACGCAGGTGAATCCGGCGGGTGTGAAGCTGCTGGGCTACCCATCGGAAGAGGCCCTGCTGGCCGCCCCGCTCCGCACGCTGCGCGTAACGCCCTGGACCGAGGAGCAGTGGCAGGGCCTGTGCGAGCAAACCCGCCGCAACGGCCGCCACGAGCTGGAAGCGGAGCTTCGGGGCTATGCTGGCAACTCCTTCTGGAGCCGTATTGAGCTGACGTATTTTGAAGCCGAGGGGCAGCCATTTCTCCTGGTTCGCCTCGCCAAACAAAGCCGTCTGCAGCAGGCTGAGCGGGACCTGGCCCACAGCGTGCGGCGCTTCGAGGCCGTGTTTGCCAATGCTACCATCGGCATCATCGTGTGCGACCGGCCCGGCATCATTGTCTCAGCCAATGAGCTTTCGGGTAAGCTGTTTGGGTACGACGTGCAGGAGCTGGTGGGCTACAGCATCGATGTGCTGGTGCCCAACGCCGCCGGTCGCAACCACCAAAAGCTACGCGAGTCCTTCAACGAGCAGCCCGCCGTGCGCGGCATGGGCCACAACCGCGACCTGCTGGGCCAGCGCAAGGACGGCTCCGTGTTTCCGGTGGAAGTCAGCCTGAGCTACTTTTACCTCGACCAGGAGCTGTACGTAGTGGCCTACGTGCTTGATATCACCTTTAAAAAGGAAGCCGAGCGGGAGCTGATTGCCCAGCGCCAGCACGTGGAGCGCCTCAACGCCGACCTGGAGCAGAAAGTGGCCGACCGCACCCATGCCCTGCTCAGCACCCTGGAGCAGCTGGAGCAGCGCAGCCAGGAGCTGACCCAGGCCCTGGCCGCGGAGCAGGAGCTGGGGGAGCTGAAGTCGCGCTTCGTGAGTATGGCCTCGCACGAGTTTCGCACCCCGCTCACGGCCGTGCTCACCTCAGCCACCCTCATCGAGAAATACCCCGCCTCCGAGCAGCAGGACAAGCGCCTCAAGCACCTGCACCGCATCCGCGCCTCCGTAAACCACCTGAACGATATCCTGGAGGAATTCCTGTCGGTGGGCCGCATCGAGGAAGGCCGTATCGTAGCCCACCCTACCGATCTGGACCTGGCGGCTCTGCTGCTGGAAACGGCCACCAGCGTGCAGGGCATGCTCAAGACCGGGCAGCGCATCGAGCAGCACCTGGCCTGCCCCGGCTCGGTACGCCTCGACGCGTCGCTGCTGCGCAAAATTCTGGTGAACTTGCTTTCCAACGCCATCAAGTACTCGGGGGAGAATTCCGTCGTTTCGCTGCAGGCCGACTGCCAGCCCGGCCTGCTGACGTTGCGCGTGCAGGACCAGGGCGTGGGCATTTCTAAAGAAGACCAGGAGCACTTATTCGAGCGGTTTTTCCGGGCCCGCAGCGCGGCCAACGTGCCCGGCACGGGCCTGGGCCTCTACATCATTGCCAAGTACCTGGAGCTGATGCGCGGCACCATTTCCCTGCAGAGCGAGCTGAACGCGGGCACCACTGTGACCATTACCATTCCTTATGAAGACCACCATCCTGCTGATTGA
- a CDS encoding cation-translocating P-type ATPase, translated as MQSQLLAFRSPTLSRLTFAIPQMHCASCIWLLENLFRLNPGISASRVNFLRKELTVTYQPQTTSLREVVQLLASVGYEPQITLAELGAQPHHGSRRLTYQLGLAAFAFGNVMLMAFPDYFSFTEQLQTLFGRFFGGLSLLLALPVLLISARDFYRSAWQGLRQHHINLDFPISLGLTALFATSVFDIATGRGPGYFDSFTGLVFFMLIGKWVQQRTYDALRFDRDFTSYFPVAVTLLTKDGEQSVPVRELRTGQRIRVRHQEIIPADAVLLRGAGQIDYSFVSGESVPVPKEPGEVVYAGGRQVGEALELEVVREVSQGYLTQLWNNPAFQKETKPTLETYANKVGRYFVGVTLALALGAALYWYPQDPQMALRACTSVLVIACPCALSLATPFALGAALRWLGRRRLYLKNSAVIETLGRADTLVFDKTGTLTDTKRAVVSFCGPPLSEADEQLVAALARQSTHPLSQRLAEKLGASTLPVDACRETPGQGLCGRVAGREVRLGSAAFVGLPAAPHGGQQARVYVALDGQPLGWYEVSNEYRADLPGLLQELGKTYQLALLTGDNDADEPHLRQLFGSAAELRFNQSPLDKLHYVQTQQQRGRRVVMVGDGLNDAGALQRADAGLALSETLTNFSPACDAILDAGSLKQLSTFLRFSQDCLQVVLATFVLSFCYNGIGLGLAVQGRFTPIVSAILMPISSLSVMVFATLLVRYAAHRRGL; from the coding sequence GTGCAAAGCCAGCTGCTGGCGTTTCGCTCGCCCACACTCAGCCGGCTCACCTTCGCTATTCCGCAGATGCACTGCGCCTCCTGCATCTGGCTGCTCGAAAACCTGTTCAGGCTCAACCCCGGTATCTCGGCCTCGCGGGTCAACTTCCTGCGCAAAGAGCTGACGGTTACCTACCAGCCCCAGACGACCAGCCTGCGGGAAGTGGTGCAGCTGCTGGCCTCGGTAGGCTATGAGCCCCAGATAACCCTGGCCGAGCTGGGCGCCCAGCCCCACCACGGCAGCCGCCGCCTTACCTACCAGCTGGGTTTGGCCGCCTTTGCCTTCGGCAATGTGATGCTCATGGCCTTTCCCGATTACTTCTCCTTCACCGAGCAGCTGCAGACGCTGTTTGGGCGCTTTTTTGGCGGGTTGAGCCTGTTGCTGGCTTTGCCCGTGCTGCTGATCAGTGCCCGCGACTTTTACCGCTCGGCCTGGCAGGGCCTGCGCCAGCACCACATCAACCTCGACTTTCCCATCAGCCTGGGGCTGACGGCGCTTTTTGCCACCAGCGTCTTTGACATTGCCACCGGGCGCGGCCCCGGCTACTTCGACTCGTTTACGGGGCTGGTTTTTTTCATGCTCATCGGCAAGTGGGTGCAGCAGCGCACCTACGACGCGCTGCGCTTCGACCGGGACTTCACCTCTTACTTCCCGGTGGCCGTGACCTTGCTGACCAAGGACGGGGAGCAGTCGGTGCCCGTGCGGGAGCTCAGGACCGGGCAGCGCATCCGGGTGCGGCACCAGGAAATTATTCCGGCCGACGCGGTGCTGCTGCGCGGTGCGGGGCAGATTGACTACAGCTTTGTATCGGGCGAAAGTGTGCCGGTACCCAAGGAACCCGGGGAGGTGGTGTACGCCGGCGGCCGGCAGGTGGGCGAAGCCCTGGAGCTGGAAGTGGTGCGCGAAGTGTCGCAGGGCTACCTTACCCAGCTTTGGAACAACCCCGCATTCCAGAAGGAAACCAAGCCCACGCTGGAAACCTACGCCAACAAAGTGGGCCGCTACTTCGTGGGCGTGACCCTGGCTCTGGCCCTGGGCGCGGCGCTGTACTGGTACCCGCAGGACCCACAAATGGCCCTGCGGGCCTGCACCTCGGTGCTCGTCATTGCCTGCCCCTGCGCCCTGTCGCTGGCCACGCCCTTTGCGCTGGGAGCCGCTCTGCGGTGGCTGGGCCGGCGCCGGCTCTACCTGAAAAATTCCGCCGTCATCGAAACGCTGGGCCGCGCCGATACGCTCGTGTTCGACAAAACCGGCACGCTTACCGACACCAAGCGGGCGGTGGTGAGCTTTTGCGGACCGCCGCTAAGTGAAGCCGATGAGCAGCTTGTGGCCGCACTGGCCCGGCAGTCGACGCACCCGCTAAGCCAGCGGCTGGCTGAAAAGCTGGGGGCTTCCACCCTGCCGGTGGACGCCTGCCGGGAAACGCCCGGGCAAGGCTTGTGCGGGCGCGTGGCTGGCCGGGAAGTACGCCTGGGCTCCGCGGCTTTCGTGGGCCTGCCGGCGGCCCCGCACGGCGGGCAGCAAGCCCGCGTATATGTGGCTTTGGATGGGCAGCCCTTGGGCTGGTACGAAGTAAGCAACGAATACCGCGCCGACCTGCCTGGCCTGCTGCAGGAGCTGGGCAAAACCTACCAACTGGCCTTGCTTACCGGCGACAACGACGCCGACGAGCCCCATCTGCGCCAGCTTTTTGGTTCTGCGGCCGAGCTGCGCTTCAACCAGTCGCCGCTGGATAAGCTGCACTACGTGCAAACGCAGCAGCAGCGCGGCCGCCGCGTGGTTATGGTCGGCGACGGGCTGAACGATGCCGGAGCCCTACAGCGCGCCGATGCCGGCCTGGCCCTGAGCGAGACGCTCACCAACTTCTCCCCTGCCTGCGACGCTATTCTGGACGCGGGCAGCCTAAAGCAGCTCAGCACGTTTCTACGGTTTTCGCAGGACTGCCTGCAGGTGGTTCTGGCCACTTTCGTGTTGTCGTTCTGCTACAACGGTATCGGGCTGGGGCTGGCCGTGCAGGGCCGGTTCACACCCATCGTATCGGCTATTCTGATGCCCATCAGCTCCCTGAGTGTGATGGTGTTTGCTACCCTGCTGGTTCGGTACGCCGCTCACCGGCGGGGCCTCTAA
- a CDS encoding cupin domain-containing protein produces the protein MYPPLKSGSLLSGGHMPVGEQKALVLLDKSGQKVIYKSFRAGEVMSTHHAPVDVFVTVLAGRLIITQEDQPTEVTAGDYVIISAGAPHSLSCLEEARILIFR, from the coding sequence ATGTACCCACCTCTGAAAAGCGGTAGCCTGCTAAGCGGCGGCCATATGCCCGTCGGCGAGCAGAAAGCCCTGGTGTTGCTCGATAAAAGCGGCCAGAAAGTTATTTACAAGTCCTTCCGCGCCGGCGAGGTTATGTCCACTCACCACGCGCCCGTCGACGTATTCGTGACGGTGCTGGCCGGCCGCCTTATCATTACGCAGGAAGACCAGCCAACCGAAGTTACGGCCGGCGACTACGTCATTATTTCCGCCGGGGCGCCTCACTCCCTTTCCTGCCTGGAAGAAGCCCGTATTCTGATTTTCCGGTAG